In Flavobacterium sp. CBA20B-1, one DNA window encodes the following:
- a CDS encoding 16S rRNA (uracil(1498)-N(3))-methyltransferase: protein MQLFYAPNIDNDTNEFTFDKEESKHIVKVLRKLEGSILHITNGKGFLFVCEIILASEKKCVVTIKESQFIKARNFKIHMVVAPTKMNDRYEWFLEKATEIGVNEITPIICDHSERKIIKTERFDKILISAMKQSNQMYLPVLNEPIKLTEFLSKEISGQKFIAHCEETDKVELKDRMEKKQHYTLLIGPEGDFSTNEINKAIANGFLPVALGNTRLRTETAAIVGCHTFALLNN, encoded by the coding sequence ATGCAATTATTTTACGCTCCAAATATAGACAATGATACAAATGAATTTACTTTTGATAAAGAAGAAAGTAAACACATTGTTAAAGTTTTACGTAAATTAGAAGGTTCTATTTTGCACATTACCAACGGAAAAGGTTTTTTATTTGTTTGCGAAATTATTTTAGCATCAGAAAAAAAATGTGTGGTTACAATAAAAGAATCACAATTTATTAAAGCAAGAAACTTTAAAATTCACATGGTAGTTGCACCAACTAAAATGAACGATCGTTACGAATGGTTTTTAGAGAAAGCTACCGAAATTGGTGTGAATGAAATTACACCGATTATTTGCGATCACTCCGAAAGAAAAATTATTAAAACCGAACGTTTTGATAAAATTTTAATCAGTGCCATGAAACAATCTAACCAAATGTATCTCCCTGTTTTAAACGAGCCAATAAAACTGACTGAATTTTTATCGAAAGAAATCAGCGGACAAAAATTTATTGCACATTGTGAAGAAACCGATAAAGTGGAATTAAAAGATCGAATGGAAAAAAAGCAGCATTACACTTTATTAATTGGTCCGGAAGGTGATTTTTCTACCAACGAAATTAATAAAGCAATTGCGAATGGTTTTTTGCCCGTTGCTTTAGGAAACACACGCTTGCGTACCGAAACTGCTGCCATTGTTGGTTGCCATACGTTTGCCTTATTAAATAATTAA
- the tsaD gene encoding tRNA (adenosine(37)-N6)-threonylcarbamoyltransferase complex transferase subunit TsaD: MKNKNYILAIESSCDDTGAAVLCNDKVLSNVVAKQEIHELYGGVIPELASRAHQQNIVPVVEVALQKAGIQKTDLSAIAFTQGPGLMGSLLVGGSFAKSLSMALNIPLIAVNHMHAHILAHFIDEEGFDKPTFPFLAMTISGGHTQIVKVNSFVDMEILGETTDDAVGEAYDKTAKILGFPYPGGPLIDKHAQNGNPKAYAFTKPKVDGLNFSFSGLKTQILYFIQKEVQKNPDFIKENIDDICASVQNIIIKILMDKIKLAVEQTGITQIAIGGGVSANSGIRKALKETETKYGWKTFIPKFEYTTDNAAMIGIVGYHKFRLGILSDDEVVSKARLEF, encoded by the coding sequence ATGAAAAACAAAAACTACATATTAGCGATTGAAAGTTCGTGCGACGATACCGGTGCTGCCGTATTATGCAATGATAAAGTATTGAGCAATGTGGTGGCAAAGCAGGAAATTCACGAGCTGTACGGCGGTGTAATTCCCGAACTGGCATCGCGTGCGCACCAACAAAACATTGTGCCTGTTGTAGAAGTTGCGTTACAAAAAGCCGGCATACAGAAAACCGATTTAAGTGCCATTGCATTTACGCAAGGTCCTGGTTTGATGGGATCGTTGTTGGTAGGTGGTTCGTTTGCAAAATCGTTAAGTATGGCTTTGAACATTCCGCTGATTGCCGTAAACCACATGCACGCTCATATTTTGGCTCATTTTATTGATGAAGAAGGATTTGACAAACCGACTTTTCCGTTTTTAGCGATGACCATTAGCGGTGGACATACACAAATTGTGAAAGTGAATTCTTTTGTTGATATGGAAATTTTAGGTGAAACAACCGATGATGCTGTTGGCGAGGCTTATGATAAAACGGCAAAAATATTAGGTTTTCCTTATCCTGGCGGACCTTTGATTGACAAACACGCTCAAAACGGAAATCCAAAAGCTTATGCTTTCACGAAACCAAAAGTTGATGGATTGAATTTTAGTTTTTCGGGATTAAAAACGCAGATTTTATATTTTATTCAGAAAGAAGTTCAGAAAAATCCAGATTTTATCAAAGAAAACATTGATGATATCTGTGCATCTGTTCAAAACATCATTATTAAAATTTTGATGGATAAAATTAAGCTTGCGGTTGAACAAACCGGAATTACACAGATTGCAATTGGCGGCGGTGTTTCGGCAAATTCGGGGATTCGCAAAGCCTTAAAAGAAACCGAAACCAAATACGGCTGGAAAACTTTTATTCCTAAATTTGAATATACCACTGATAATGCCGCGATGATTGGTATTGTGGGGTATCACAAATTTCGTTTAGGAATTTTGAGTGATGATGAAGTAGTTTCTAAAGCAAGATTAGAATTTTAA
- a CDS encoding translocation/assembly module TamB domain-containing protein: MALVFILVAVIITTPIVQTELAHYATTKINEQFNIRTSIGQVAVQLDGNVLLKQIHVLDDRNNDLAYIDRLYTDITDFKQLTEGKLLFGSTEIQDVKFFIHKYKGDSLTNLDKFIAVFDDGKPGKGTFLMKIDHLDLTNGHFKITDDHTGNTPIDFKEMNGSLDKLLVQGANISADISKLSLKDKRGIYIKDLVTSFSMTKTSMDLRPFAVETEESYIKGNIAMRYAEGDLKYFTEKVNLAVDLNKSKIATNDLKYFYKEFGTDNTLYINTKATGTLNDIKLENTQLSDKLGSEIIGNFTLKNLFVKKNPFRVEANLNRMNITRSNAVALLPNILGKSLPVQLEKLGLLNLQGFVAYENFYVDADLEAITNLGFAKADVELWNVNQKQNATYKGDITLDNFDIGGLIENEKIGTATLTASVDGKSFDPESFNTIIKSQVQQFTFNNYSYKDITIDGNLKLPAYTGTLVSNDPNALLDFNGTLDLSKDKTAVDFKVDVQHLNMNALHIVKDSLGVFNGHFELMGTGENLDTFEGTILADNATYTNANATYIFDHFLVKSSFEPNNIRQIDIESTDIVNGFIRGNFKFNQLKGIVENSLGSLYQNYSPNPIATNSYIEYDLQFQNKIIDLLVPKLEIANETSFSGKITADTGEFILNMNAPFVKYDNNKFSNIQIDINSLRENQNAFIAIDTIDLKFYKAYDFVLNNAKKNDTLYADTQFKGGTEAADKYYLNFYHTINEENKSVVGIQKSEIQFKESVWFLNEFNNNKNRIIFNKEINDFIIEDIELSHKDQTVLLNGSMNGKNYKDLELDFKNVELDKITPDLNNLTFAGLINGTVSFVQEDQIFKPKSKITVEDLEINEVLLGLFNFEVVGDESLQNFNVKSNIVNDFTENFYMNGAISVAKGKSRLNLDAGFNKFNLKAIAPFLSSIMSDVRGDASGRATIQGTHTNPDIEGKLYLSNAGMRPVFTGVDYVFDENAPLDVTESQFILRNVNITDSKHKTKGLLNGTISHNKLKNWNIDARLSSNNLLALDSEYKEGTPYYGTAFIDGSATILGPVENLVVTIEAKSNKGTNIKIPLDDAGGLGDNNFVHFLSPQEKADRLKGINTSPINTRFGGVQLNFEFYITPDAEIEILLDRDSGHGMKGNGAGFITMEINTLGRFNMWGDFQVYNGEYNFKYGGIIDKKLDVVKYGTIRWDGEPLNAILDLQAVYRTQANPGIIVESSEINRKIDTKVTIALQGNLSTPEIDFLIDFPNVSSSIKSEIEYRLADKDMRETQAMALLATGGFITAGTGGSAVYGSLFERASSLFDDLFSDDEGKFRVGLNYSQTEVNPNRDVDNLSARVGVTFSTQISDRILVNSKLGVPVGGREENVIVGDVEVQLLLNDDGSLRARVFNRENEINYIGEGIGYKQGVGLTYEVDFNTFKELIKKILVNANKRSQNKKKKTDNENFPEDDDYGIEFLKFQEKRREDTTEENNKKPEPN, translated from the coding sequence GTGGCACTGGTTTTTATATTGGTGGCAGTTATCATTACCACTCCAATTGTTCAAACAGAACTGGCGCATTACGCAACCACAAAAATTAACGAACAATTTAATATTCGAACATCTATCGGTCAAGTTGCTGTGCAGTTAGATGGAAATGTACTTTTAAAGCAGATACACGTTTTAGATGACCGAAATAATGATCTAGCCTACATTGACCGACTTTATACGGATATTACTGATTTCAAGCAACTTACGGAAGGTAAATTATTATTTGGAAGCACCGAAATTCAGGATGTTAAGTTTTTTATTCACAAATACAAAGGCGATTCGCTTACCAATTTAGATAAATTTATTGCCGTTTTTGATGACGGAAAACCTGGAAAAGGTACTTTTTTGATGAAAATTGATCATTTAGACCTAACAAATGGTCATTTTAAAATTACCGATGATCATACCGGCAACACCCCAATTGATTTCAAAGAAATGAACGGTTCTTTAGACAAGTTGCTGGTTCAAGGTGCAAATATTAGTGCAGATATTAGCAAATTATCGTTAAAAGACAAACGCGGAATTTACATTAAAGATCTGGTTACGAGCTTTTCTATGACGAAAACGAGTATGGATTTAAGACCGTTTGCTGTTGAAACCGAAGAATCGTATATCAAAGGAAATATCGCGATGCGTTATGCCGAAGGCGATTTGAAATATTTTACCGAAAAGGTAAATTTGGCAGTTGATCTGAATAAATCTAAAATTGCTACTAACGATTTAAAGTATTTTTATAAAGAATTCGGAACTGATAATACATTGTATATCAATACAAAAGCAACCGGTACTTTAAATGATATTAAGTTGGAAAACACCCAGTTGTCTGATAAATTAGGTTCAGAAATTATTGGCAATTTTACCTTAAAAAACCTTTTTGTAAAGAAAAATCCGTTTCGGGTGGAAGCAAATTTGAATCGCATGAATATTACGCGTTCAAATGCTGTGGCACTGCTTCCAAATATTTTAGGAAAATCGTTGCCCGTTCAGTTAGAAAAATTAGGACTTTTAAATCTACAAGGTTTCGTAGCTTATGAAAATTTTTATGTGGATGCTGATCTCGAAGCCATCACAAATCTCGGTTTTGCCAAAGCCGATGTGGAATTATGGAACGTTAACCAAAAGCAAAATGCTACTTATAAAGGCGATATTACGCTTGATAATTTTGATATTGGCGGATTGATCGAAAACGAAAAAATTGGCACAGCTACTTTAACAGCAAGTGTTGATGGTAAAAGTTTCGATCCGGAATCTTTCAACACAATCATCAAAAGTCAGGTGCAGCAGTTTACGTTTAACAACTATTCTTACAAAGATATTACGATCGATGGAAACCTGAAGCTGCCCGCATATACTGGAACTTTGGTTAGTAACGATCCAAATGCACTGCTCGATTTCAACGGAACTTTAGATCTGTCAAAAGATAAAACGGCGGTTGATTTTAAAGTAGATGTGCAGCATTTAAACATGAATGCTTTGCATATTGTTAAAGATTCTTTGGGTGTATTTAACGGACATTTTGAATTGATGGGAACGGGCGAAAACTTAGATACCTTTGAAGGAACAATTCTTGCCGATAACGCCACTTATACCAACGCAAACGCAACCTATATTTTTGATCACTTTTTGGTGAAATCTTCTTTTGAACCGAATAATATCCGCCAAATTGATATAGAATCCACCGATATTGTAAACGGATTTATTCGCGGAAATTTTAAATTCAACCAGTTAAAAGGAATTGTAGAAAATTCGCTGGGAAGCTTGTACCAAAACTATTCTCCTAATCCCATTGCAACAAATTCTTATATTGAATACGATTTGCAATTTCAAAACAAAATCATCGATTTATTAGTTCCGAAGCTCGAAATTGCAAATGAAACGTCTTTTTCTGGTAAAATTACTGCAGATACCGGTGAATTTATCTTAAACATGAATGCGCCATTTGTAAAATACGACAACAATAAATTCAGTAATATTCAAATTGATATTAACAGTTTGCGCGAAAATCAGAATGCATTTATCGCTATTGATACTATTGATTTAAAGTTTTACAAAGCATATGATTTTGTGCTGAACAATGCCAAGAAAAACGATACACTTTATGCCGATACCCAATTTAAAGGAGGAACAGAAGCGGCTGACAAATACTACCTGAATTTTTACCACACCATAAACGAAGAAAATAAATCGGTTGTGGGCATCCAAAAATCTGAAATTCAGTTTAAAGAATCTGTTTGGTTTTTAAATGAATTCAACAATAATAAAAACCGCATTATTTTTAATAAAGAAATAAATGATTTTATAATAGAAGATATTGAACTTTCTCATAAAGATCAAACGGTTTTATTAAATGGAAGCATGAACGGCAAAAATTATAAAGATTTAGAGCTGGATTTTAAAAATGTGGAATTAGATAAAATCACGCCCGATTTAAATAATTTAACTTTTGCAGGTTTGATCAACGGAACTGTTTCTTTTGTGCAAGAGGATCAAATTTTTAAGCCAAAATCAAAAATAACCGTTGAAGATTTAGAAATAAACGAAGTGTTGCTGGGATTGTTCAATTTTGAGGTGGTTGGCGATGAATCGCTTCAAAATTTTAATGTAAAATCGAATATAGTAAACGATTTCACCGAGAATTTTTATATGAACGGAGCCATTTCTGTTGCAAAAGGCAAAAGCCGTTTAAACCTTGACGCAGGTTTTAATAAATTCAACCTAAAAGCAATCGCTCCGTTTTTATCTTCCATTATGAGTGATGTTCGTGGCGATGCTTCTGGGCGTGCAACCATTCAAGGCACACACACAAATCCTGATATCGAAGGAAAGCTATATCTATCAAATGCCGGAATGCGTCCTGTTTTTACTGGTGTTGATTATGTTTTTGATGAAAATGCACCGTTAGATGTAACCGAAAGCCAATTCATCCTTCGAAACGTAAACATCACCGATTCTAAACATAAAACAAAAGGTTTGCTGAATGGAACCATTTCGCACAACAAATTAAAAAATTGGAACATTGATGCACGTTTGTCTTCCAATAATCTTTTGGCTTTAGATAGTGAATACAAAGAAGGAACTCCGTATTATGGAACTGCATTTATCGATGGCAGCGCCACTATATTAGGTCCTGTAGAAAATTTAGTAGTGACAATTGAAGCAAAATCAAACAAGGGCACTAATATTAAAATTCCTTTAGACGATGCAGGTGGTTTAGGCGATAACAACTTTGTTCATTTTTTATCTCCTCAGGAAAAAGCAGACCGTTTAAAAGGCATCAACACATCGCCAATCAATACACGTTTTGGAGGAGTGCAGCTCAATTTTGAATTTTATATAACGCCCGATGCCGAAATTGAAATTTTATTAGACCGCGATTCTGGTCATGGAATGAAAGGCAACGGTGCCGGTTTTATAACAATGGAAATCAATACTTTGGGACGATTTAATATGTGGGGCGATTTTCAGGTGTACAACGGAGAATACAATTTTAAATACGGCGGAATTATTGATAAGAAACTCGATGTGGTGAAATACGGAACCATTCGTTGGGACGGCGAACCATTAAATGCCATTTTAGATTTGCAAGCTGTATATAGAACCCAAGCAAACCCAGGAATTATTGTAGAAAGTTCAGAAATCAACCGCAAAATTGATACAAAGGTAACCATTGCCCTACAAGGAAATTTAAGCACCCCAGAAATCGATTTCTTGATTGATTTTCCTAATGTAAGTTCTAGTATAAAATCGGAAATTGAATACCGCTTGGCTGATAAAGATATGCGCGAAACCCAAGCAATGGCATTGCTAGCAACAGGCGGATTTATCACAGCAGGAACGGGCGGAAGTGCTGTTTACGGAAGTTTATTTGAACGCGCAAGTAGTTTATTCGATGATTTATTTTCAGACGATGAAGGCAAGTTTCGCGTAGGGTTAAATTATTCCCAAACCGAAGTGAATCCAAACCGAGATGTAGATAATCTATCTGCGCGAGTTGGAGTTACTTTTTCTACCCAAATTAGCGACCGTATTTTGGTAAACAGTAAGTTAGGTGTACCTGTTGGTGGTCGTGAAGAAAACGTGATTGTGGGCGATGTGGAAGTGCAACTTTTGCTAAACGATGACGGTTCACTAAGAGCAAGAGTTTTTAATCGCGAAAACGAGATCAACTATATTGGGGAAGGAATTGGCTATAAACAGGGTGTTGGGTTAACATACGAAGTAGATTTTAATACATTTAAAGAATTAATCAAAAAAATCTTAGTAAATGCCAATAAAAGAAGCCAAAACAAGAAAAAGAAAACAGACAATGAAAACTTTCCGGAAGATGATGATTACGGTATTGAATTCTTAAAATTTCAGGAAAAAAGAAGAGAGGATACCACCGAAGAAAATAATAAAAAGCCAGAACCAAATTGA
- the pfkA gene encoding 6-phosphofructokinase, with protein MKSNKIKRIGVLTSGGDAPGMNAAIRAVVRACTFYEVACFGIFRGFQGLIEGDLKEMGPRDVKYIVSKGGTILKSARSKEFMSVEGRQKAIETLKKNQLDALIIIGGDGSFTGGMQLSKEYDIPIIGIPGTIDNDIYGTSHTLGYDTALNTVIDAVDKIRDTATSHKRIFFVEVMGRDAGFIALNSGIGAGAEEILIPEENIGLPKLLEKLKRSKASGKSSCIVIVAEGEKSGRNVYELSDYVEEHLPEYDVRVSVIGHIQRGGSPSCFDRVLASRSGVAAVEALLKGKKNVMIGLQNDLMAYTPLEKAVKGEAKIDEELIRISDILSI; from the coding sequence ATGAAATCAAACAAAATAAAAAGAATCGGCGTGTTAACATCAGGTGGTGATGCACCCGGAATGAATGCTGCAATTAGGGCAGTAGTAAGGGCTTGTACTTTTTACGAAGTAGCTTGTTTTGGTATTTTTCGTGGCTTTCAAGGATTAATAGAAGGCGACTTAAAAGAAATGGGACCTCGCGATGTAAAATATATAGTGTCTAAAGGCGGAACCATATTAAAATCGGCTCGTTCTAAAGAATTTATGTCCGTTGAAGGCCGACAAAAAGCCATTGAAACGCTTAAAAAAAATCAATTGGATGCATTGATTATTATTGGCGGTGATGGAAGTTTTACCGGTGGAATGCAACTCTCTAAAGAATATGACATTCCCATTATTGGCATTCCCGGCACGATTGATAACGATATTTATGGCACATCGCACACTTTGGGCTATGATACCGCTTTGAATACGGTGATCGATGCGGTTGATAAAATTCGAGATACAGCCACCTCGCACAAACGTATTTTCTTTGTGGAAGTCATGGGGCGCGATGCAGGTTTTATCGCTTTAAATTCAGGAATAGGAGCAGGAGCAGAGGAAATTTTAATTCCTGAAGAAAATATCGGTTTACCGAAATTGTTAGAAAAACTGAAACGAAGCAAAGCTTCCGGAAAATCGAGTTGCATTGTTATAGTTGCCGAAGGCGAAAAATCAGGCAGAAATGTGTATGAATTAAGCGATTATGTCGAAGAACATTTACCGGAATATGATGTGCGGGTGTCGGTAATCGGACATATTCAACGGGGCGGTTCGCCCAGCTGTTTTGATCGCGTTTTAGCAAGCAGATCTGGTGTGGCAGCGGTTGAAGCTTTATTAAAAGGAAAAAAGAATGTAATGATTGGATTGCAAAACGATTTAATGGCATACACACCGCTGGAAAAAGCAGTGAAAGGCGAAGCCAAAATCGATGAAGAATTAATAAGAATATCAGATATATTATCAATATAG